The following is a genomic window from Antechinus flavipes isolate AdamAnt ecotype Samford, QLD, Australia chromosome 3, AdamAnt_v2, whole genome shotgun sequence.
gccctgtgtgagtaaaaaaaaaaaaaactacatatgtatgtgtgtgtgtgtgtgtgtgtgtgtgtgtgtataaacacataatATGTAtagacatttataaatatttttacatgtataatacaattattctatacacatttcatttaatcagttctttctctgaatgtagacAGTATCTTTCTTCCTATATCCTTTATAGTAAGTTTGGATATTTATGAGTCAAAAGAACTCATTGCCTCACAGTTGTTCTtataacaatattattgttactgtagACAATGGCTATTCTTCATTGTTTCATACAAgcatttccatgttttttctaaaatcatttaacttttatagCACAGTGTAATTTCAGCACAGTCACATACCACTACTTGGCAAACTAATGggcatttcttcaatttccaattctttgcatcAGAGAAAGAGAGTTACtaccctaatcatctttggaaatgaACCAAGTAGCattatttctgggtcaaaggttataggtagtttaataactctGGTCACAATTCTAGATTAGTTTTAggtcacaattttagcaaaaatgaattaatatcccaatttgttcacatcccttccaacatttgtctctccttttatcattttagtcaatctggtAGGTATACAATATatctcaaatttgttttaatttttatttctttaatcaataatgatttagagcattttttcatgtggtgataaattgttttgatttcctcatacttgttcatatcttttgaccatttatgaattagGGAATGACATATAATTATAGatttgacagagttctttatataaattagatttatttaaGAAACTATTCATGAATCCCACTCAATTGTCTGTTTTTCTTCAAGTCTTGGCTACATTCATTTGGTtttcacaaaatctttttaatataatcaaatttgttcatttttataccTGACTTACCTGTCTTCCTTATGCATCTCTATAAGTCTAATAAAGAATAGGTCCCATATTCTAATTTTCGTTTAATATCTCTATTTATATCTGGATCATATGAGCATTTTTACTTCATCTTGGTAAATAATATAAACGATTTGTCTATATTCAGTTTCTGCTTTACTACTTTCCAATTGTCCCAAAAGTTTTTTACCAAGTAATGAATTCTTGATATTAACTCTTAGGGATacttgcttttctatttgaaaCCTTATTTTTTCAGACAAACCAAAGCTATTAAAGAGAGTTATCATAAATGATATCttcaaagaaataagaagtaaaatcagggcaaaaaaaaaaaaaaaaaaacacccttgtctctcttccccttctgcGCTGATCAAATTGTACTTTTCTATCTAACTAATAATAGAATGTTCTTTCATTTCAGGAGCTGTCTCCTAAGCAAAATATCCCGTGCTGGTGATACCATGTTTACACCGAATGATTCTCATGTCAATCATCACAGTTTTTTGCTGACAGGGATACCAGGAATGCCAGAAAAGAACCCCTGGATGGCATTCTCATTGGGAATACTATACACCCTCACTCTTCTTGGCAACGGAACTATCTTATCCATTATTAAGATCGATAACAGCCTCCATGAACCCATGtactattttctctctattttggCACTGACTGATGTGGGTCTCTCTGTGTCTACCCTGCCCACAATGCTCAGTATCTTCTGGTTCAATGCTCCTGAAATCCCTTTTGATAACTGTATCACTCAGAtgttttttatacatttatttggAATCATGGAATCTGGAGTATTGGTGTCTATGGCCTTTGATCGCTTTGTAGCGATTCGGGATCCATTGCGTTACACTTCCATTCTCACTTCTGGAGTCATTGGCAAGATTGGAGTAGCGGTCCTTGCCCGTGCTGTCTGTGTAGTCCTTCCTGTGCCCTTTCTTATTAAGAGACTGCCTTTCTGCCGCTCTAATGTCCTCTCCCACTCTTATTGTCTTCACCAGGATGCCATGCGACTTGCCTGTGCTAGCACACGTGTCAATATTCTTTATGGCCTTTTTGGTGCCATTTTTACTTTGGGGTTGGATGTCctaatcattctcttttcttatgtGCTCATCTTGAAGACTGTGCTGGGCATTGCTTCATGGGCTGAGAGACTCAAAGCCTTCAATACCTGCTTCTCTCACATTTGTGCTTTGTTGCTTTTATACATACCCTTCATTGGTGTCACCATGGTTCACCGCTTTGGAAAGCACCTATCACCCATTATACACACAGTGATGGCCAATGTGTATCTGTTACTCCCACCTGTACTTAACCCCATCATCTACAGTATAAAAACTAAGCAGATTCGTAAGAGGATAGTCCAAGTATTCTTTAGGAGAAAAGTCAGGACTTAGTAGATATTTAGGCTGAGAAGAAATGAAGTGAAAATAACCAAGTAGGAAGGGtaatatttatagatatctactatgtactaggcattgcactaagtgccttacaaatatcCCAAATGATCCTCACATCATCCCTGCAAAGCAGGTGttgttatgatttttattttaaatttgaggaaATTATGACACAGATTAAGTGAATTTCCAGGGTCACTTTGCTACTAAAgttttgagaccagattttaaatcaagtctttctgactccaggtcaagTATTCTTTCCCTGTGCCACCTACTGGGTGATATTGCTAGTAAATAATATGGAAACCACTCCAATTTCCTTGCCATTGGGGGGCAGGGAAAGAGGATATGTAGATTACTACCAAAATTGAGGATAAATTATATGTCACCTAGATACCATAGTATTTCATATCATTTCATGATTGTAAGATTCTTCCAATACATGCTTCCATGTTATTTTCATAGATCTATATATTCCTATAGTTGAAAGAATTGTTGTCTAGTCATCAAGGTTAACTAATGCCGGAAGCATAAATCTTGTCAAGAATATCCCTGAAGGGATTATCCAGTCTGTTCTTGAAAAATCCCAATAATcttgtgaaatggaaagaataaggaTTATTATTACAATTCTACAAAtcagcaaatggagaaaatgaaaagtgaagtgactcATACTTCTACTAAGTGGAAAAGTcagaattttcattaaaatattctaattccaaatccagtgtatTTCATATATATCTTACTGAAATGCTCCAATGAACTGATTTCTTCTGTTGGAGGCAGtctatagatatacatatataatgcatgtATGAGAGGAGTTTTATGAATCCATATTTACACACCTACCTACATTTATGTATAggatatataatgtatgtgtgtgatatatacaaatgtgcatatatatgcaatgtacattttcacatatatttacaATAAGTACCttctatattctttcttgaattaATAAAGTATTACTGACAGAAGGAAATGTTTACtcaattttgaataaaaaaatctagttttGAATCCTAActtttcttcttatactttatataacctttggcaaaataaaaataaaacaatttaactAGATTATATCTAAAAAGCTTCCAGCTATGAATCTCATGACCAATGATCTGACTTATGAACTCCTTGTTATGAATTATATTAGGCATGAGGTCGACAAATAATTACCTGTCATTGCTGGTAAATGTACTCTTTGGTTGAATCCTTGTGTCTCTTTTTAGAATTGGAGAAgtaaaatcatttaatcattccATTTTCTCAATGAACTACCTATAGCCTAACtctaacatttattgagcatttcttatgtatataatttaacatGTGTACATTTTGTCTCTCCttcatagaatgtaagctccttgaggacaaggaatgttttttcctttatatccccAAGAACTAACATAGTGCTTTGGTATAGAGAGAAAGCAATTAGTAAATGCTTTGTGATTGTTTGTTGATTGTCTCCATTCCAagtagaaatcataaaataatatgtgagaaaaacaaaaaaattatccttgacaGTCATAATTGTTGTTTATAAGAGTGGAAATCTCTCTTCCCTTATCTTTTGCATGAATGGCCCTAAATCTGTACAGTGATCTTTTTCTAGGTAAATATTTGGATAATCTTCCTATTGATCTCCTTGATCTTCATAGTATAGACTCTGGGGTTAAACATAGGAAGAACATAGAGATAGGTACTGGCCATGAGGGTGTGAGTCAGAAGAGATAGATGCTTCCCAAAGAGATGAATAACAAAACCACCAATGAGTGGCACATAGAAGATGAACACAGCACAGCATATGGGTAACACAAGTGTTGAGTGCTTTTAGTCGACCCTCTCCAGAGGCAATGGACAATACTATATGTAGAATAAATGTATAGGAAAGGAGGATAGAGAGTGAATCTGAACCTTTAGTGAAAATAACAGCAATAAGACCATAAAAGCTACTCACATGGATGCTGGCCTAGGCAAGGCATATGACATCCTGGTGGAGACAAAAGGAATGGGAGAAGACATTGAAATAGTAGAAAGGTAGTTGCTTGATTAGAAAGACCACACAGACTGCCCTTGTGCAGTTGGATGGCTGACCCTATCTTACAAATTACCCCACTGGTAAGGATGGTGCCATATCTTAACGGGCTCCGTATAGCTACAACTCGGTCAAAGGCTATGGCCACCAGCACTCCCAGACTCAATGGCTGAAAAAGTGTGAATGAAGTATATCTGGACCAGGCAAGCATCAAAGGCAATAACTTTATAATCAAACCAGAAGATTCCTAACATGGAAGGCAAAGTGCAGAGAGCAAGGTCTGCGAGTGCCAGCACTCACAGGAAGTAGTACATGGGGATGTGCAGGGATGCTTCAGATTTGATGGTGAAGATGATGATGC
Proteins encoded in this region:
- the LOC127555295 gene encoding olfactory receptor 51H1-like; the encoded protein is MFTPNDSHVNHHSFLLTGIPGMPEKNPWMAFSLGILYTLTLLGNGTILSIIKIDNSLHEPMYYFLSILALTDVGLSVSTLPTMLSIFWFNAPEIPFDNCITQMFFIHLFGIMESGVLVSMAFDRFVAIRDPLRYTSILTSGVIGKIGVAVLARAVCVVLPVPFLIKRLPFCRSNVLSHSYCLHQDAMRLACASTRVNILYGLFGAIFTLGLDVLIILFSYVLILKTVLGIASWAERLKAFNTCFSHICALLLLYIPFIGVTMVHRFGKHLSPIIHTVMANVYLLLPPVLNPIIYSIKTKQIRKRIVQVFFRRKVRT